A single region of the Pseudomonas mandelii genome encodes:
- a CDS encoding cysteine desulfurase family protein: MNKRPLYFDYAATTPVDERVIKVMVECLGFNGNFGNPASSSHAFGQQARQTVEQARRQVAELVGAQADQIVWTSGATESNNLALKGVAQARGVSGGHIITSQIEHKAILDTAKQLQDTGVAVTYLVPDAEGLITPQAVSEAMREDTFLVSLMLVNNELGTVNDIAAIGQVVRDRDALFHVDAAQGAGKVAIDLARLPVDLMSFSAHKIYGPKGIGALYVGPRAHQRLLAQIHGGGHEGGLRSGTLATHQIAAMGVAFALAAAAFDEEKATIVRLRERLLEQLLSIPGVRLNGSPTQRIPHTLSLTFNEGEFNSAALSSSIAFSATSACNSASNAPSHVLLALGHDARSAGRTIRLSLGRFTTEQDVDQAAQLIKAACASAPAFWQ, translated from the coding sequence ATGAATAAACGTCCTCTGTATTTTGACTACGCCGCCACCACGCCGGTGGATGAGCGGGTCATCAAGGTCATGGTCGAGTGTCTGGGTTTCAACGGAAACTTTGGCAACCCGGCGTCCAGCTCCCATGCCTTCGGCCAGCAGGCCCGGCAAACGGTCGAGCAGGCGCGGCGTCAGGTCGCCGAACTGGTCGGCGCTCAGGCGGACCAGATCGTCTGGACCTCCGGCGCCACCGAATCGAACAACCTTGCCCTCAAGGGCGTGGCCCAGGCCCGCGGGGTGTCCGGCGGACACATCATTACCAGCCAGATCGAACACAAGGCAATCCTCGATACGGCGAAACAGTTGCAGGACACAGGCGTTGCCGTGACGTATCTGGTGCCTGACGCCGAGGGCCTGATTACCCCGCAAGCGGTCAGCGAGGCGATGCGCGAAGACACCTTTCTGGTGTCGCTGATGCTGGTCAACAATGAACTGGGCACCGTCAATGACATTGCAGCCATCGGCCAGGTGGTGCGTGATCGTGATGCGCTGTTCCATGTCGACGCCGCCCAGGGCGCGGGCAAAGTGGCAATCGATCTTGCCCGCTTGCCGGTGGACCTGATGTCGTTTTCGGCGCACAAGATCTACGGCCCTAAAGGCATCGGCGCCCTGTACGTCGGCCCGCGCGCGCACCAGCGTTTGCTGGCGCAGATTCACGGTGGCGGTCACGAGGGCGGTTTGCGTTCCGGCACCTTGGCGACTCATCAGATTGCTGCGATGGGTGTGGCCTTCGCCTTGGCGGCGGCCGCATTCGACGAGGAAAAAGCCACGATCGTGCGGCTCCGCGAACGCTTGCTCGAGCAACTGCTGAGCATCCCCGGCGTGCGGCTCAATGGCAGCCCGACCCAACGCATTCCTCATACCCTGAGCCTGACCTTCAACGAAGGCGAGTTCAATTCTGCGGCGCTGAGCAGCTCGATCGCGTTTTCTGCGACCTCGGCCTGTAACTCCGCCAGCAATGCCCCGTCCCATGTGCTGCTGGCCCTGGGGCATGACGCCCGCTCGGCGGGTCGCACGATTCGCTTGAGCCTCGGCCGGTTCACCACCGAACAGGATGTCGACCAAGCGGCACAACTGATTAAAGCGGCCTGCGCCAGTGCTCCGGCATTCTGGCAATAA
- a CDS encoding LysE family translocator, translating into MTLSLDLLLGFALFALVTSITPGPNNTMLLASGVNFGFHRTIPHMLGITCGFFVLVLAVGFGLGAVFQTYPLLYTVLRYVGAAYLLYLAWKIAHSGPVSENEKGDSKPISYLGAAAFQWVNPKAWIMAIGAISTYTPMQGYFTNVIVIAAVFALINLPSVGVWAGCGTLLRNVLKDRRWLRLFNWGMALLLVASLYPLLLESFS; encoded by the coding sequence ATGACGCTCTCGCTCGATCTGCTGCTGGGCTTCGCCCTGTTTGCCCTCGTCACCTCGATTACCCCTGGCCCGAACAACACCATGTTGCTGGCATCGGGCGTGAATTTCGGCTTTCACCGCACCATTCCGCACATGCTGGGCATCACTTGCGGCTTCTTTGTCCTCGTCCTCGCGGTCGGTTTCGGGCTGGGTGCCGTGTTTCAAACCTACCCGTTGCTCTATACGGTTCTGCGTTATGTGGGCGCGGCGTACTTGCTGTACCTGGCGTGGAAAATCGCCCATTCCGGTCCGGTCTCCGAGAATGAAAAGGGCGACAGCAAACCCATCAGCTATCTCGGAGCGGCGGCGTTTCAGTGGGTCAATCCCAAGGCGTGGATCATGGCCATCGGTGCCATCAGCACCTACACGCCGATGCAGGGCTACTTCACCAATGTGATCGTGATTGCTGCGGTCTTTGCCTTGATCAATCTGCCGAGCGTCGGCGTCTGGGCCGGATGCGGCACGTTGTTGCGCAATGTGTTGAAGGATCGTCGCTGGTTGCGCCTGTTCAACTGGGGCATGGCCCTGCTGTTGGTGGCTTCGCTGTATCCGTTGTTGCTCGAGAGCTTTAGCTGA
- a CDS encoding antibiotic biosynthesis monooxygenase, with the protein MQAPEKNRSFTQLIEFEIEPHQQPALVSALSKQTERLAQGYSGFLSASIQASDDGRRVLNYLQWQTREAGEAAFQSFESGEQDFWQLIRAHQAKTVTFGSFQVLHSLERSHDNALHCNLVS; encoded by the coding sequence ATGCAAGCGCCAGAGAAAAATCGCAGCTTCACCCAGTTGATCGAATTCGAGATCGAACCCCATCAGCAACCCGCGTTGGTGTCGGCCTTGTCAAAGCAGACCGAGCGCCTGGCCCAAGGCTACAGCGGGTTTTTGAGTGCGAGCATCCAGGCCAGCGACGACGGTCGGCGGGTGCTCAACTACCTGCAATGGCAAACTCGCGAGGCGGGGGAAGCCGCGTTTCAGAGCTTTGAAAGCGGCGAGCAGGATTTCTGGCAGCTGATTCGCGCGCATCAGGCGAAAACCGTGACGTTCGGCTCGTTCCAGGTGTTGCACAGTCTGGAACGTAGCCATGACAACGCGCTGCACTGCAATCTGGTGAGTTAA
- the soxR gene encoding redox-sensitive transcriptional activator SoxR, whose amino-acid sequence MITPEHLHKELTVGQLAARSGVAVTALHFYESKGLIKSNRNQGNQRRYPREVLRRVALIKVAQRLGIPLAEIGEALKALPDNRAPTAADWKVMSAQWSRDLDERISQLTLLRDKLNGCIGCGCLSMEACPLRNFGDVLGEQGPGAQLLESGADPK is encoded by the coding sequence ATGATCACCCCGGAACATCTGCACAAGGAACTCACTGTCGGCCAATTGGCCGCGCGCAGCGGCGTGGCGGTCACGGCCCTGCACTTTTACGAGTCCAAGGGGTTGATCAAAAGCAATCGCAATCAGGGCAACCAGCGGCGTTATCCGCGGGAAGTGCTGCGGCGGGTGGCGTTGATCAAAGTCGCGCAGCGGCTGGGAATTCCGTTGGCGGAGATTGGCGAGGCACTGAAAGCCTTGCCGGATAACCGAGCGCCGACGGCGGCGGACTGGAAGGTGATGTCGGCGCAGTGGAGTCGGGATCTGGATGAGCGGATCAGTCAATTGACCTTGCTGCGGGACAAGCTCAATGGCTGTATCGGCTGCGGGTGTCTGTCGATGGAGGCGTGTCCGTTGCGTAACTTTGGCGATGTGCTGGGGGAACAGGGGCCGGGGGCGCAGCTGTTGGAATCTGGGGCAGATCCGAAATAG
- a CDS encoding VOC family protein has protein sequence MSVKPIPEGYHSITPYLGIQKAAEAIEFYKKAFGATEVMRLSMPDGGIGHAELRIGDCPIMLGTPCDQGPLSNPDTSPSVGLHLYVTDVDKSYKQAIAAGGTVVSEVKDQFYGDRSGTLKDPYGHLWFLATRKEDLTQEQIEQRAKEMFQQG, from the coding sequence ATGAGCGTCAAACCCATTCCAGAGGGTTATCACAGCATCACGCCTTATCTGGGCATTCAAAAAGCGGCCGAAGCCATCGAGTTCTACAAGAAGGCTTTTGGCGCCACGGAAGTCATGCGTCTGTCCATGCCTGATGGCGGGATTGGCCACGCCGAGCTGAGGATTGGCGATTGCCCGATCATGCTCGGTACGCCGTGCGATCAAGGGCCGTTAAGCAATCCCGACACATCGCCGTCCGTGGGGCTGCATTTGTATGTGACCGATGTGGACAAGTCCTATAAACAGGCAATCGCGGCGGGTGGAACGGTGGTGTCCGAGGTCAAGGATCAGTTTTATGGCGACCGTTCAGGGACGTTGAAAGATCCCTATGGGCATTTGTGGTTCCTGGCCACGCGCAAGGAGGATTTGACTCAGGAGCAGATCGAGCAGCGGGCCAAGGAGATGTTTCAGCAGGGTTGA
- a CDS encoding alpha/beta fold hydrolase produces MFAGFLKDQRHVNGVDIAYRIGGSGPGLLLLHGHPQTHVIWHKVAEQLAEHFTVIAADLRGYGDSSKPPASDHHTHYSKREMAKDSVELMKALGFEQFSVLAHDRGARVAHRLALDHPAAVQRMVLLDIAPTLSMYAQTNEAFARAYWHWFFLIRPAPLPETLIEADPDAYLRSVMGSRSAGLKPFTADAFGEYLRCLQLQGTARGICEDYRASASIDLEHDRADIQAGKYLHLPLLVLWGAEGTVGRCFEPLKEWQHVATDVRGKALPAGHYIAEEIPELLLAEVLGFLR; encoded by the coding sequence ATGTTCGCCGGATTCCTGAAAGACCAGCGCCACGTCAACGGTGTGGACATTGCCTACCGCATCGGCGGCAGCGGACCTGGCCTGCTGTTGCTGCACGGTCACCCGCAGACCCACGTCATCTGGCACAAGGTTGCCGAGCAACTGGCCGAGCACTTCACCGTGATCGCCGCCGACTTGCGCGGTTACGGTGACAGCAGCAAACCACCGGCCAGCGACCACCACACCCACTACTCCAAACGAGAAATGGCCAAGGACAGCGTCGAGCTGATGAAGGCCCTGGGCTTCGAGCAGTTCTCGGTGCTGGCCCATGACCGTGGCGCTCGCGTAGCCCATCGCCTGGCGCTGGATCATCCCGCTGCCGTGCAACGCATGGTGCTGCTGGACATCGCTCCCACCCTGTCGATGTACGCGCAAACCAACGAAGCCTTTGCCCGCGCCTACTGGCACTGGTTCTTTCTGATCCGTCCGGCCCCGCTGCCGGAAACCCTGATCGAAGCCGACCCCGACGCCTATCTGCGCAGCGTGATGGGCAGTCGCAGCGCCGGGCTCAAGCCGTTCACCGCCGATGCCTTCGGCGAATACCTGCGCTGCCTGCAACTGCAGGGCACCGCGCGCGGCATCTGCGAGGACTACCGCGCCAGCGCCAGCATCGATCTGGAACATGACCGCGCCGATATCCAGGCAGGTAAATATCTGCACCTGCCGTTACTGGTGCTATGGGGTGCAGAAGGCACGGTCGGGCGCTGTTTCGAGCCACTCAAGGAATGGCAACACGTGGCGACCGACGTGCGTGGCAAAGCCTTGCCCGCCGGCCATTACATCGCTGAAGAAATCCCCGAACTGCTGCTCGCCGAAGTGCTGGGTTTCCTGCGCTGA
- a CDS encoding LysR substrate-binding domain-containing protein: protein MLAAHAASVRSAMTTKKDNVPLPEDLRVLLTVIRKSGFAAAADELGLSPAYVSKRIQILETTLGTRLLHRTSRRIALTEDGERVQRWALRILDDFQQLHDELSDAHDSPRGRLHLCSSFGFGRHHVAPAVSLLAERYPELEIRLDLFDRVVDIVNEGFDLEIRVGDDIPGQHIGRQLVSNRRVVCAAPGYLQRQGMPQTLNELEQHHCLVIKERDNAFGIWNLERNGVQESVRVSGPLSSNNGEIVLQWALDGRGVVLRSLWDVKPLLDQGRLVQLLPEYSQSANVWAVYPTRLAYSGKLRACVEFLQEHFKGLSV from the coding sequence ATGCTGGCGGCTCATGCCGCCAGTGTTCGTTCTGCCATGACCACCAAGAAAGACAACGTGCCCCTACCCGAAGACCTGCGTGTACTCCTCACCGTGATCCGCAAGAGCGGTTTCGCCGCCGCGGCCGATGAGCTGGGCCTGTCGCCCGCCTATGTCAGCAAGCGCATCCAGATTCTCGAAACCACCCTCGGCACCCGCCTGCTCCATCGCACCAGTCGCCGCATCGCCCTGACCGAGGACGGTGAACGGGTCCAGCGCTGGGCGTTGCGCATTCTCGATGACTTCCAGCAACTGCACGACGAACTCTCCGACGCCCACGACAGCCCTCGCGGGCGCCTGCATCTGTGCAGCAGTTTCGGTTTCGGCCGTCATCACGTGGCGCCAGCCGTTTCGTTGCTGGCCGAGCGTTATCCGGAGCTGGAGATTCGCCTCGACCTGTTCGACCGGGTGGTGGACATCGTCAATGAAGGCTTCGATCTTGAGATCCGTGTCGGTGACGACATTCCCGGCCAGCACATCGGTCGGCAGTTGGTGAGCAATCGACGGGTTGTCTGCGCAGCGCCCGGTTACCTGCAACGGCAGGGCATGCCGCAGACCTTAAATGAACTGGAGCAGCATCATTGCCTGGTGATCAAGGAGCGCGACAACGCGTTCGGCATCTGGAACCTGGAACGCAACGGGGTTCAAGAAAGCGTGCGGGTCAGCGGCCCGCTGTCATCCAACAACGGCGAGATTGTCTTGCAGTGGGCACTGGACGGGCGCGGTGTGGTGCTGCGGTCATTGTGGGACGTGAAACCGCTGCTGGATCAGGGGCGGCTGGTGCAGTTGCTGCCCGAATACAGTCAGAGCGCCAACGTCTGGGCGGTGTACCCGACGCGGCTGGCGTACTCGGGGAAGCTGCGGGCGTGTGTGGAGTTTTTGCAGGAGCATTTCAAGGGGTTGTCGGTTTGA
- the leuD gene encoding 3-isopropylmalate dehydratase small subunit → MSLQPFTQVTGQAAPMLAANIDTDVIMPKQFLKGIDRAGLDRGLFFDLRFLPDGSPNPEFVLNQPAWQGARFMVVGPNFGCGSSREHAVWGLRQMGIRALIGSSFAGIFYDNCQRNGVLLITLDEAVSQRLGHVVSQPDSALINVDLEAQEIRLHDGKVISFEIDTLRKTALLLGLDAIGSTLQRSEQIKAFERNHLAANPWLS, encoded by the coding sequence ATGAGCCTGCAACCCTTCACCCAGGTCACCGGCCAGGCGGCGCCGATGCTCGCCGCCAATATCGACACCGACGTGATCATGCCCAAGCAGTTTCTCAAGGGCATCGACCGCGCCGGGCTGGATCGCGGTTTGTTTTTTGACCTGCGATTTCTGCCCGACGGTTCACCAAACCCTGAGTTCGTGCTGAACCAACCGGCGTGGCAAGGCGCACGTTTCATGGTGGTCGGGCCGAACTTTGGCTGTGGGTCGAGCCGCGAACACGCGGTCTGGGGCTTGCGGCAGATGGGGATTCGGGCGTTGATCGGCAGTAGCTTTGCCGGGATTTTCTATGATAACTGCCAGCGAAATGGAGTGTTGCTGATCACCCTTGATGAGGCCGTATCGCAGCGGCTTGGGCACGTGGTCAGTCAGCCGGATAGCGCGCTCATCAACGTTGATCTCGAGGCACAGGAAATTCGCCTCCACGACGGTAAAGTCATCTCGTTCGAGATCGACACCCTGCGCAAAACCGCACTGCTGCTGGGCCTCGACGCCATCGGCAGCACCCTGCAGCGCAGCGAGCAAATCAAAGCCTTCGAACGTAATCACCTGGCTGCCAACCCCTGGCTGAGCTGA